From the genome of Pelobacter propionicus DSM 2379, one region includes:
- the ftsH gene encoding ATP-dependent zinc metalloprotease FtsH, with the protein MNQSFWRPLFAILLFMLVFHLTNIFFAQQGAQVAQISYSRLRAELAQDNIKKITLKGTAVTGEFRGKTRVSALVQGKEQQREFTGFSSVLPTIDDQTLVPELMARKVEVSALSTETPLLLNALIYVAPWVILIAIWWVGMRSMRSQGPSGMMGGFSRSGAKAYLAGDKMAVSFKDVAGMEDSKQELKEVVDYLRNPKQFARIGGKVPKGVLLVGPPGTGKTLLARAVAGEAGVAFFSISASQFIEMFVGVGASRVRDLFTNAKKAAPSIVFIDELDAVGRSRGAGFGGGHDEREQTLNQLLSEMDGFDQHEEVIVLAATNRPDVLDPALLRPGRFDRHVVIERPDWRDREKILQVHVRKITMNGRIDLGVIARGTPGMTGADLESLVNEAAILASRENAAAVTMEHLEKAKDKILMGSERRMIISLEEKRITAYHEAGHTLVARLLPGTDPIHKVTIIPHGMALGVTQQLPEDDRYHYPQSYLENRLVVAMGGRVAERLAFGEVSSGAQGDLKQVTSLAEKMVCQWGMSEKVGGMTFSRGEEHPFLGMKLAEEKTFSEAMAWRIDQEIAAFITRAEQRAGDLLSANRERLDLLAQALQDEETLDGSRVDEIIGSLNTAQAPPP; encoded by the coding sequence ATGAACCAATCCTTCTGGAGACCGCTGTTCGCCATACTCCTGTTCATGCTGGTCTTTCATCTCACCAACATCTTCTTTGCGCAACAGGGCGCCCAGGTGGCCCAGATCAGCTACAGCCGCCTGCGCGCTGAACTGGCTCAAGACAACATCAAAAAGATAACCCTCAAGGGGACGGCTGTTACGGGCGAGTTTCGGGGCAAGACCAGGGTAAGCGCCCTGGTCCAGGGCAAGGAGCAGCAGCGCGAGTTCACCGGCTTCAGCAGTGTCCTGCCGACCATCGACGACCAGACCCTGGTGCCGGAACTGATGGCGCGCAAGGTGGAGGTGAGCGCCCTGTCCACGGAGACCCCTCTGCTGCTCAATGCCCTGATCTACGTGGCGCCCTGGGTGATCCTGATCGCCATCTGGTGGGTGGGGATGCGCTCCATGCGCAGCCAGGGGCCGAGCGGGATGATGGGCGGCTTTTCCCGCTCCGGGGCAAAGGCGTATCTGGCAGGTGACAAGATGGCCGTGTCTTTCAAGGATGTGGCCGGCATGGAGGACAGCAAGCAGGAGCTGAAGGAGGTCGTGGACTATTTGCGCAATCCCAAGCAGTTCGCCCGCATCGGCGGCAAGGTTCCCAAGGGGGTTCTGCTGGTGGGACCTCCGGGGACCGGCAAGACGCTCCTGGCCCGGGCGGTGGCCGGTGAGGCGGGAGTGGCCTTTTTCAGCATCTCCGCTTCCCAATTCATCGAGATGTTTGTGGGGGTCGGCGCCAGCCGGGTGCGCGATCTGTTTACCAATGCCAAGAAGGCCGCTCCCAGCATCGTCTTCATCGACGAACTGGATGCCGTCGGTCGCAGTCGAGGCGCCGGTTTCGGTGGTGGCCATGACGAGCGGGAGCAGACCCTGAACCAGCTCCTGTCGGAGATGGACGGTTTCGACCAGCACGAGGAGGTCATCGTGCTGGCCGCCACCAACCGCCCCGATGTACTTGACCCGGCCCTGCTGCGCCCCGGCCGCTTCGACCGGCACGTAGTGATCGAGCGGCCGGACTGGCGCGATCGGGAGAAGATCCTCCAAGTCCACGTGCGCAAGATCACCATGAACGGCAGGATCGACCTGGGGGTGATTGCCCGCGGCACCCCCGGCATGACCGGCGCCGACCTTGAAAGCCTGGTCAACGAGGCAGCCATCCTGGCCTCGCGCGAGAACGCGGCCGCGGTCACCATGGAGCATCTGGAAAAGGCCAAGGACAAGATCCTGATGGGAAGCGAGCGCAGGATGATCATCTCTTTGGAAGAGAAGCGCATCACCGCCTACCACGAGGCCGGCCATACCCTGGTGGCCAGACTGCTCCCCGGCACCGACCCGATCCACAAGGTGACCATCATCCCCCACGGCATGGCCCTGGGGGTGACCCAGCAACTCCCCGAGGACGACCGTTACCACTATCCCCAGAGCTATCTGGAAAATCGGCTGGTGGTAGCCATGGGGGGGCGAGTGGCGGAGCGGCTTGCGTTTGGCGAGGTCTCCAGTGGTGCCCAGGGGGATTTGAAACAGGTTACTTCCCTGGCGGAGAAGATGGTCTGTCAATGGGGGATGAGTGAAAAGGTGGGCGGGATGACCTTCAGCCGGGGAGAGGAACACCCCTTCCTGGGGATGAAGCTGGCCGAGGAGAAGACCTTTTCCGAGGCCATGGCCTGGCGCATCGACCAGGAGATAGCGGCCTTCATCACCAGAGCGGAGCAGCGCGCCGGTGACCTTCTGTCCGCCAATCGCGAGCGACTGGACCTTTTGGCCCAGGCCCTGCAGGACGAGGAAACCCTGGACGGTAGCCGGGTTGACGAGATCATCGGTTCGCTCAACACGGCTCAGGCGCCTCCCCCCTGA
- the recO gene encoding DNA repair protein RecO has product MHPEKLQAYVLSTLDYGDSDRIVALFTLEHGRIKAFARRARNSRRRFGAALEIFARIEAHVEIKQGGLSGLRQAEIDCIYPGIRGDLGRIAYALYACELVDAMTPEGHPLPRLFRLLAAYLDRLEAYPASEQERRFFEINLLNILGYRPSLEACSRCGTPFDDRGALLLDDGELVCRACTGHGRDMTQVTLGRMLACLKTGTFGLIHFPDEAQAQTGSALDRALAFHAGHRLKSLEFLRQISNENQ; this is encoded by the coding sequence ATGCATCCGGAAAAACTCCAGGCATACGTCCTGTCAACCCTCGATTACGGCGACAGCGACCGGATCGTAGCGCTCTTCACCCTTGAGCATGGACGGATCAAGGCCTTTGCCCGGCGGGCCAGGAACAGCCGCAGGCGTTTCGGCGCCGCTCTTGAGATCTTCGCCCGTATCGAGGCACATGTGGAAATCAAGCAGGGGGGGCTTTCCGGGCTGCGTCAGGCGGAGATCGACTGCATCTACCCCGGCATCCGCGGCGATCTGGGACGGATTGCCTATGCCCTGTACGCCTGCGAACTGGTGGATGCCATGACCCCCGAAGGTCATCCGCTGCCGCGCCTGTTCCGTCTGCTGGCGGCATACCTGGACAGGCTGGAGGCGTATCCCGCCAGCGAGCAAGAACGCCGTTTCTTCGAGATCAACCTGCTCAACATCCTGGGCTACCGCCCATCCCTGGAAGCGTGCAGCCGTTGTGGAACGCCCTTTGACGACCGGGGCGCCTTGCTGCTGGATGACGGAGAACTGGTCTGCCGCGCCTGCACCGGCCATGGCAGGGATATGACGCAGGTGACACTGGGGCGGATGCTGGCCTGCCTCAAGACCGGAACATTCGGACTGATCCACTTTCCGGACGAGGCGCAGGCCCAGACAGGCAGTGCATTGGACCGAGCCCTGGCCTTCCATGCCGGCCACCGCCTGAAGAGCCTGGAGTTTCTGCGCCAGATAAGCAACGAGAACCAATGA
- a CDS encoding polysaccharide biosynthesis/export family protein — protein MKALCVLQYILIALMLTACATTVNNPVPVQSSIQVSDSSAQEYRIRAGDLLDVKFFYNSELNEQVTVRPDGRISLQLANDLMAGGLTPAELTEQLKKKYASEIDNPEITVIVRSFSYQRIFVDGEVFRAGLIPLVGQMTVLQSITQAGGKKDTAYLKGVIVIRRTPGDKLVTMQLNLEDALDNTDMTQDIALLPNDIVFVPKSTIANVNVWVDQYIRRNIPVSMGLSPF, from the coding sequence ATGAAAGCACTATGCGTTTTGCAGTATATCCTGATTGCCCTGATGTTGACGGCATGCGCGACAACAGTGAACAACCCGGTCCCTGTCCAGAGTTCAATTCAAGTATCCGACTCCAGTGCACAGGAGTACCGGATCAGAGCCGGCGACCTTCTTGATGTCAAATTCTTCTACAACTCCGAGCTGAATGAGCAGGTCACCGTCCGTCCCGATGGCCGCATCTCTCTCCAGTTGGCCAACGACCTCATGGCCGGCGGCCTGACCCCCGCGGAACTCACCGAACAACTGAAAAAAAAATACGCATCCGAAATCGACAATCCAGAGATAACCGTCATCGTGCGCTCATTCTCGTACCAGAGGATTTTTGTTGACGGAGAGGTCTTCAGGGCAGGCCTCATTCCGCTGGTCGGCCAAATGACCGTTTTACAGTCAATCACACAGGCGGGGGGGAAAAAGGATACCGCCTATCTCAAGGGTGTGATTGTCATCCGGCGAACGCCTGGCGACAAACTGGTTACCATGCAACTCAACCTGGAAGACGCACTGGACAACACCGACATGACTCAGGACATCGCCCTGCTGCCCAACGACATCGTCTTTGTCCCCAAGAGTACCATCGCCAACGTCAACGTGTGGGTTGATCAGTATATCCGCAGAAACATTCCCGTCTCCATGGGATTAAGCCCGTTTTAG
- a CDS encoding RNA recognition motif domain-containing protein: MKKELYVGSISARATEEDIRHLFSISGTVTSIHLIRDAQTGEFKGCGYVRMATPEQTKDAVETLDGALLIDKVLTVSIARPQPPQKKKQFGGGRRGPGQERRPRGGKK; the protein is encoded by the coding sequence ATGAAAAAAGAACTGTATGTGGGAAGCATTTCAGCCAGGGCAACGGAGGAGGATATCAGGCACCTGTTCTCCATCTCCGGCACCGTCACCTCCATCCACCTGATTAGAGATGCGCAGACAGGAGAATTCAAGGGATGCGGCTATGTCAGAATGGCAACTCCCGAGCAGACCAAGGATGCGGTTGAAACCCTGGATGGCGCACTCCTGATCGACAAGGTGCTGACAGTCAGCATAGCCCGACCGCAGCCCCCCCAGAAGAAGAAGCAATTCGGAGGCGGCCGCCGCGGGCCGGGGCAGGAGCGGCGCCCCCGGGGCGGGAAGAAGTAG